Proteins found in one Nostoc sp. NIES-3756 genomic segment:
- a CDS encoding PAS domain-containing protein yields MKRDTTGKFVSNWDLEKKQRFSVSLTDTAWRSLDEEAHKRGISRSELIEQFARSLGNQEDTAQVIASLERQKQDLEALLENAPDAIARFDDQIRYLYVNRIVEQVLGRSRHELLGKSMSEFMSDPIYLFWEENLRLAFTTAQEQEIEFEFATPFGVRFYQARLVPELDDAGRPISVIVISRDITEKQQHTQLIAAQETERRVTKILESITDAFVAFDHNWRYTYVNHAAEKILNRTPAELIGKHVWEEVFPELVGGLAYEKLHRAVAEQVPVSWQEFGEPIQCWIEANAYPFVGGIAIYFRDVTERKQAEVEKERLLQALETERTQFEAVLRQLPTGVMIADAASGKLILANEQAKQILGYNFEQSMKLEAYEPVVPFQALHSDGTIYALHEYPLGRSLSHGEVVAKEEMQLCWPDQKSIFISANSAPILNHQGQIVAAVVVLEDVTERKRLESELQQREQDFKMVVEIAPDIISRIDREFRHLYVSPAVELITGIPPEEFIGKTNSDLGMPEEMCSFWHETLQRVFDTGKEEIIEFSFPTLTGVRWYQSHLTPEFASDGTVATVVGIARDVSDYKQVEQALRESEERLQQALTTAQAAQRQLTTIVETSPIGIALLDNQQRYVTINDALAQINGIEREQHFGRSIADIFGQSDPQLVQIFHDIYTTGNPFISPKLAINLPQRSDRQPGYYNVYYLPTKNANNQVEEVLAYVLDVTEEVRLEQGQSFLSEASKVLASSLDYQITLERVAQLAVPELADWCTVHIVTDDGSIDQIAVAHTDPDKLVWADQIRRKYPLNPKDARGAAYTLRTGFPDLLSDIPDELLVQAARDPEHLEILRQVGFKSAMTVPLRTQTRILGVISFIFAESGQRYDTSYLQLAQELAYRASLAIDNAQLYRQAQRDRTKAEAANRIKDEFLAVLSHELRSPLNPILGWTRMLRTKRLDAAKVELALETIERNAKLQAQLIEDLLDVSRILQGKMTLNVAPVNLTTTIEAALETVQLAAEAKNISIKTILNPIVGAVVGDQNRLQQVVWNLLANAVKFTPSGGKIEVELEQVNNYAQIQVKDNGKGIVPEFLPYVFEYFRQEDGATTRKFGGLGLGLAIVRHFTELHGGNIQASSPGQDLGATFTVRLPLNAVKQESSVDHPQINSMINLTGIKILVVDDDADMRELAEFILTQVGAQVTTASSAMQALTILNNSVPDLLLSDIGMPEMDGYSLMRQIRQWPAQQGGKIPAIALTAYAGEINQQQALAAGFQKHISKPVEPDELVQTIFQLVFTTNDD; encoded by the coding sequence ATGAAGCGTGACACCACTGGTAAGTTTGTTAGTAATTGGGACTTGGAGAAAAAACAAAGATTTAGCGTCTCTCTGACCGATACAGCATGGAGATCGCTCGATGAAGAGGCGCACAAGCGAGGGATTTCGCGCTCAGAGTTGATTGAACAATTTGCCCGTAGTTTGGGAAATCAAGAAGATACAGCACAGGTAATTGCCTCCTTGGAGCGGCAAAAGCAGGACTTAGAAGCCCTCCTAGAAAATGCCCCAGATGCGATCGCCCGTTTCGATGATCAAATCCGTTACCTATATGTCAACCGCATAGTCGAGCAAGTCCTGGGACGTTCACGCCATGAGCTTTTGGGCAAATCCATGTCTGAATTTATGTCAGACCCCATCTACCTATTCTGGGAAGAAAACTTGCGTCTAGCGTTTACAACCGCTCAAGAACAAGAAATTGAATTTGAATTTGCTACTCCCTTTGGTGTCCGGTTCTATCAAGCTCGGTTAGTGCCAGAATTGGATGATGCGGGAAGACCGATATCAGTTATTGTCATTAGTCGAGATATAACTGAAAAACAACAGCATACCCAACTTATTGCCGCCCAAGAAACTGAGCGCCGAGTTACAAAAATTCTTGAGAGTATTACAGATGCTTTTGTTGCCTTTGATCATAATTGGCGCTATACCTATGTGAATCATGCAGCAGAAAAAATCCTCAACAGAACCCCAGCAGAACTAATTGGTAAACATGTTTGGGAGGAAGTTTTTCCTGAACTAGTTGGTGGTTTGGCTTATGAGAAACTACACCGAGCTGTAGCAGAACAGGTTCCGGTTTCCTGGCAAGAGTTTGGAGAGCCGATTCAGTGTTGGATAGAAGCCAATGCTTACCCATTTGTGGGGGGTATAGCAATTTATTTCCGTGATGTCACAGAGCGTAAACAGGCTGAAGTTGAGAAGGAAAGGTTATTACAAGCACTGGAAACAGAACGCACTCAGTTTGAAGCGGTATTACGACAACTACCTACAGGTGTGATGATTGCTGATGCTGCTTCGGGTAAGTTGATTCTGGCTAACGAACAAGCTAAACAGATTCTGGGGTACAACTTTGAACAGTCAATGAAACTAGAAGCATATGAACCAGTTGTACCGTTTCAAGCTTTGCACAGTGATGGGACAATATATGCTCTTCATGAGTATCCACTAGGGCGATCGCTCTCGCATGGTGAAGTTGTTGCTAAGGAAGAAATGCAGCTATGTTGGCCAGACCAGAAGTCTATTTTCATTAGTGCCAATTCAGCCCCCATTTTAAATCATCAGGGGCAGATTGTAGCTGCGGTTGTCGTGCTTGAAGATGTGACAGAACGCAAACGCCTAGAATCTGAACTGCAACAGCGAGAGCAAGATTTTAAAATGGTGGTAGAAATTGCCCCAGATATTATTAGCCGCATTGACCGAGAGTTTCGTCATCTCTATGTCAGCCCGGCTGTAGAATTGATTACGGGTATCCCGCCAGAAGAATTTATTGGTAAAACTAATAGTGATTTAGGTATGCCAGAAGAAATGTGTAGTTTTTGGCATGAGACTTTGCAACGGGTGTTTGACACAGGTAAAGAAGAAATTATCGAATTTAGTTTTCCCACACTTACAGGTGTTCGCTGGTATCAGTCACATCTTACGCCAGAATTTGCCAGTGATGGAACTGTAGCCACAGTAGTGGGTATTGCCCGTGATGTTAGTGATTACAAACAAGTTGAGCAGGCGCTGCGAGAGAGTGAAGAACGTTTGCAGCAAGCATTGACAACAGCACAAGCTGCACAACGTCAACTCACAACTATTGTAGAAACCTCTCCCATCGGAATTGCTCTATTAGATAATCAACAGCGATACGTTACCATTAATGACGCATTAGCCCAAATCAACGGAATCGAGCGTGAACAACACTTTGGACGTTCAATTGCTGATATTTTTGGTCAATCCGACCCCCAACTTGTGCAAATATTTCACGATATTTATACTACAGGCAATCCCTTCATTTCACCCAAATTGGCAATTAATTTACCACAAAGGAGCGATCGCCAACCCGGTTACTACAATGTTTATTACCTACCGACAAAGAACGCCAATAATCAAGTAGAAGAAGTTTTAGCTTACGTCTTAGATGTCACCGAAGAAGTACGATTAGAACAGGGTCAAAGCTTTCTCTCAGAAGCGAGTAAAGTTTTAGCTTCTTCCCTCGACTATCAAATCACCTTAGAACGAGTCGCCCAACTGGCAGTCCCTGAGTTAGCAGATTGGTGTACAGTCCATATAGTTACGGATGATGGCTCTATCGATCAGATTGCCGTAGCTCACACTGACCCTGATAAATTAGTATGGGCTGATCAAATTAGACGCAAATATCCTCTCAATCCGAAGGACGCAAGAGGTGCAGCATATACATTGAGGACTGGGTTTCCAGATTTATTATCTGATATTCCCGATGAGTTACTGGTGCAAGCAGCCCGTGACCCAGAACATTTAGAAATTTTACGTCAGGTAGGGTTTAAATCTGCAATGACTGTACCACTAAGAACTCAAACGCGGATTCTTGGTGTCATCTCCTTCATTTTTGCCGAGTCTGGACAACGGTATGACACCAGCTACTTGCAACTAGCCCAGGAGTTGGCTTATCGTGCTTCCTTAGCAATTGATAATGCTCAATTGTATCGGCAAGCCCAACGCGATCGCACCAAAGCCGAAGCTGCCAACCGCATCAAAGACGAATTTCTGGCTGTACTCTCCCATGAATTGCGATCGCCCCTCAATCCTATCCTTGGCTGGACAAGAATGTTACGCACTAAGCGCTTAGATGCGGCAAAAGTCGAGCTAGCCTTAGAAACCATCGAACGTAACGCCAAGCTACAAGCCCAACTAATTGAAGATTTACTAGATGTGTCTCGCATCCTCCAGGGCAAAATGACGTTAAATGTCGCCCCTGTTAATTTAACTACTACCATTGAGGCGGCATTAGAAACGGTACAATTGGCAGCAGAAGCCAAGAACATAAGTATCAAAACCATACTCAACCCTATTGTCGGTGCTGTTGTTGGCGATCAGAACCGTTTACAACAAGTTGTCTGGAATCTCCTTGCCAACGCCGTTAAGTTCACCCCCTCTGGTGGCAAAATCGAGGTGGAACTGGAACAAGTTAATAACTATGCCCAAATTCAAGTTAAAGATAACGGCAAGGGTATTGTTCCAGAGTTTTTACCTTATGTGTTTGAGTATTTCCGTCAAGAAGATGGGGCGACGACAAGAAAGTTTGGCGGACTGGGATTAGGCTTGGCGATCGTTCGTCATTTCACCGAACTGCATGGGGGAAACATCCAAGCCAGCAGTCCCGGACAAGATTTAGGCGCAACTTTTACCGTCCGGCTACCGTTAAATGCCGTCAAGCAGGAGTCATCTGTTGATCATCCACAGATAAATAGTATGATAAACCTCACAGGTATAAAAATCTTGGTAGTAGATGATGATGCAGATATGCGCGAATTAGCTGAATTTATCCTCACGCAAGTCGGCGCACAAGTGACCACAGCTTCCTCAGCAATGCAGGCTTTAACTATCTTAAATAACTCAGTCCCAGATTTACTTTTATCCGACATTGGTATGCCAGAAATGGACGGCTATTCCCTGATGCGGCAAATTAGACAATGGCCTGCGCAACAGGGGGGAAAAATTCCAGCGATCGCACTCACGGCTTACGCTGGAGAAATCAATCAACAACAAGCCTTAGCAGCTGGCTTCCAAAAGCATATTTCTAAGCCAGTAGAACCAGATGAGCTAGTGCAGACAATTTTTCAATTAGTATTTACAACCAATGATGATTGA
- a CDS encoding DMT family transporter → MSTSLIYLLVAILFEVSGTTCMKLSDGFNKLTPSVLIFVFYGLCFTFQTLSLKNIDISIAYSVWSGLGTTLIATIGLIWFRESMTLVKFMSMILIIVGVVGINSGK, encoded by the coding sequence ATGTCAACAAGTTTAATTTACTTACTTGTAGCAATCTTATTTGAAGTATCTGGTACAACCTGCATGAAGTTGTCAGATGGTTTTAATAAATTAACGCCTTCGGTTTTGATATTCGTCTTCTACGGGCTTTGTTTTACTTTTCAGACTCTATCACTCAAGAATATTGATATCAGTATTGCTTATTCAGTTTGGTCTGGTTTAGGTACTACTTTAATTGCTACTATTGGTCTAATTTGGTTTCGTGAATCTATGACTCTCGTTAAGTTTATGTCTATGATTTTAATTATTGTTGGAGTTGTTGGGATAAATTCAGGCAAATAA
- a CDS encoding ABC transporter permease subunit (The N-terminal region of this protein, as described by TIGR01726, is a three transmembrane segment that identifies a subfamily of ABC transporter permease subunits, which specificities that include histidine, arginine, glutamine, glutamate, L-cystine (sic), the opines (in Agrobacterium) octopine and nopaline, etc.), with protein MKKRKAWILTMLFTAMLVISIITGHSHSLQAASSVGKDTLTMITSPDYPPYEFYDTKGGNRQIVGFDVDIANTLAQRLGFKLQIMESDFNGLIPALQANRADFVMAGMTPTPERRKNVDFSIIYYEAKDTIVAPKTSNLKQPQDLVGKTVGVQLGTIQEQNAKKIAAKFPGIQLKQLNRVPEAIQEIKSGRIDAAIVEDTVAKGFAQANPELEFNVIPSDEGSGSAIAFPKGSQLVAPFNQVLQQMRDNGELEKLATKWFSQTTATDAASTPPAKSGLNLDFRRIFPDIPFILKGIPLTLLFTLLSVFLGLIWGTILSLCKITGIQPLIWVANAYTSVFRGTPLLLQLALVYYATPQLTGYDISALEAGVLTFTLNSGAYMSETIRGGIQAVDKGQAEAAMSMGVPYRLMMWDIIMPQALKNILPALVNETIGLLKDSALVSTIGVVEILRSAQIVGANKYIYFEPLLFAGLIYYVLVMGLTYGASVLERRLRQSE; from the coding sequence ATGAAAAAAAGAAAAGCATGGATACTAACGATGCTGTTTACAGCAATGTTAGTCATCAGCATCATTACAGGTCATAGTCATTCTCTACAAGCGGCATCATCTGTAGGTAAAGATACGCTAACGATGATTACTTCGCCAGATTACCCTCCTTATGAGTTTTACGATACTAAGGGAGGAAATCGGCAAATCGTTGGCTTTGATGTAGATATTGCCAATACCCTAGCTCAGAGATTAGGATTTAAACTCCAGATTATGGAGTCTGATTTTAATGGTTTAATTCCTGCACTGCAAGCAAACCGTGCTGATTTTGTCATGGCTGGGATGACTCCCACACCAGAACGACGAAAAAATGTCGATTTTTCGATTATTTATTACGAAGCCAAAGATACCATTGTTGCACCCAAAACTAGTAACCTCAAACAGCCACAAGATTTGGTAGGTAAGACAGTCGGGGTACAATTGGGAACTATTCAAGAACAAAATGCTAAAAAGATTGCGGCTAAGTTTCCTGGTATTCAACTCAAGCAACTTAATAGAGTTCCAGAGGCTATACAGGAAATAAAATCGGGGCGCATCGATGCGGCTATTGTTGAGGATACCGTTGCTAAGGGATTTGCTCAAGCTAACCCAGAGTTAGAGTTTAACGTGATTCCTTCAGATGAGGGTAGTGGATCGGCGATCGCATTTCCTAAAGGTTCTCAATTAGTCGCACCATTTAACCAAGTCCTCCAACAAATGCGGGATAACGGCGAACTGGAAAAGTTAGCCACTAAATGGTTCTCCCAAACTACCGCCACTGATGCAGCATCTACACCACCAGCTAAAAGCGGGTTAAATCTCGACTTTAGGCGAATTTTCCCCGACATTCCCTTTATTCTTAAAGGTATCCCTCTCACATTATTATTTACTCTGTTATCAGTATTTCTGGGGTTAATCTGGGGTACAATCCTCTCTTTGTGTAAAATTACTGGTATTCAGCCTCTCATTTGGGTTGCTAACGCTTATACCTCTGTATTTCGCGGTACACCATTACTTTTACAGTTAGCTTTGGTTTACTACGCTACACCCCAGCTTACAGGCTACGATATCTCAGCCTTAGAAGCAGGAGTATTAACTTTTACCCTCAACTCAGGCGCTTATATGTCCGAAACCATCCGGGGGGGAATACAAGCTGTAGATAAAGGACAAGCCGAGGCGGCGATGTCGATGGGGGTTCCATATAGGTTGATGATGTGGGATATAATCATGCCCCAAGCCTTGAAAAATATTCTGCCTGCCTTGGTAAATGAGACTATTGGACTATTGAAAGACTCAGCTTTAGTCTCAACAATTGGTGTAGTAGAAATATTACGCAGCGCCCAAATTGTCGGTGCAAACAAGTATATTTACTTTGAGCCTTTGTTATTTGCTGGGTTAATCTACTATGTTTTAGTTATGGGTTTGACCTACGGTGCATCAGTATTAGAAAGGAGATTGAGACAAAGTGAGTAA
- a CDS encoding amino acid ABC transporter ATP-binding protein has protein sequence MSKVVIRTESLCKSFGKLDVLKNISTEIYQGEVVAILGPSGSGKSTFLRCMNLLERPTKGRVYFHDVEITHPKVNIGKVRQQLVMVFQHFNLFPHLTVIENVTYAPIKVKGVDVKLAQDKGLELLAKVGLAEKADVYPSKLSGGQKQRVAIARALAMEPEMILFDEPTSALDPEMVKDVLLVMQALAQTGITMAIVTHEMGFAREVASRIMFLDQGTLAEDTTPGEFFQNPQCDGLRPTIGHRAQQFLEKML, from the coding sequence GTGAGTAAGGTTGTTATTCGTACAGAATCTTTGTGTAAATCCTTTGGCAAACTGGATGTACTTAAGAATATTTCCACAGAGATTTATCAAGGGGAAGTTGTCGCCATTCTTGGCCCTTCCGGTTCGGGTAAGTCTACATTTTTGCGGTGTATGAATTTGCTAGAACGTCCCACTAAAGGTAGAGTCTATTTTCATGATGTAGAAATCACCCATCCCAAAGTGAATATTGGTAAGGTGCGTCAACAGTTGGTCATGGTGTTTCAACACTTTAATTTATTTCCCCATCTGACGGTGATAGAAAATGTTACCTATGCACCTATCAAAGTTAAAGGAGTAGATGTCAAGTTAGCCCAAGACAAAGGCTTGGAGTTATTAGCTAAGGTGGGTTTAGCCGAAAAAGCCGATGTTTACCCATCTAAATTATCAGGGGGACAGAAACAACGAGTAGCGATCGCCCGTGCTTTGGCTATGGAACCAGAAATGATTTTATTTGATGAACCTACATCTGCATTAGATCCAGAAATGGTGAAGGATGTTTTGTTAGTCATGCAGGCTTTAGCACAAACAGGAATCACAATGGCTATCGTTACCCATGAGATGGGATTTGCCCGTGAAGTTGCTAGTAGAATTATGTTTCTTGACCAAGGTACTTTAGCTGAGGATACCACCCCTGGCGAGTTTTTCCAAAATCCTCAGTGCGATGGTCTACGACCGACCATAGGTCATCGCGCCCAGCAATTTTTAGAGAAGATGCTTTAG
- a CDS encoding helix-turn-helix domain-containing protein, protein MYLLNIPGNPTVAISQEELRSLLAQIEVKLHCSQVYRRVVARLQTLLGTTDEQAKVLCKAVGREAIGLAFQQFAQQHEIIAHIDQPADNSETANIETPALTELPLSTTSSEPSTDLTKPAVVNQNPARFKPDKKPSRNELAKEMANKERLEVMQQIGQQLKQARENHNLTLGQLSIYTHISIEKMEAVENANFDLLPDDVYVRGFIRVMGNALGINGTILAASLPKPQATKSVIPSWCQSKNSSKSLNLEIRPMHLYLGYTALVAGSVGALSCISQQANPNTLVDADTVILPTSSTFQSPQKSEASTKSGIQSTEVGVSIGNNIAPPEAF, encoded by the coding sequence ATGTATCTTTTGAACATACCCGGCAATCCAACTGTGGCTATTTCTCAAGAAGAATTGCGATCGCTGTTAGCACAAATTGAAGTTAAGTTGCATTGCAGCCAAGTATATCGTCGTGTTGTCGCTAGGTTGCAAACATTGTTAGGAACGACTGACGAACAAGCCAAAGTTTTATGTAAAGCAGTAGGTAGAGAAGCAATTGGTCTAGCGTTCCAGCAATTTGCTCAACAACATGAAATAATTGCACATATTGATCAACCTGCCGATAATAGCGAGACTGCAAATATAGAAACCCCCGCCCTGACAGAATTACCTTTATCAACGACTTCTAGCGAACCATCAACCGACTTGACAAAACCAGCCGTAGTTAATCAAAATCCAGCAAGGTTCAAACCAGATAAAAAACCATCTAGAAATGAGCTAGCCAAAGAAATGGCTAATAAAGAACGCTTAGAAGTCATGCAGCAAATAGGGCAACAGCTAAAACAAGCCCGCGAGAATCACAATTTAACCTTAGGGCAACTCAGCATATATACACATATTTCTATTGAAAAAATGGAAGCTGTCGAAAATGCTAATTTTGATTTATTACCCGATGATGTCTATGTACGTGGATTTATTCGGGTGATGGGAAATGCTTTAGGAATAAATGGCACAATTTTAGCTGCTTCTTTACCCAAACCACAGGCGACAAAATCAGTCATACCCTCTTGGTGTCAGAGCAAAAATAGCAGTAAATCATTAAATCTAGAAATACGTCCCATGCACTTGTATCTAGGTTATACCGCTCTTGTCGCTGGATCTGTGGGTGCGTTATCTTGTATTTCTCAACAAGCCAATCCTAATACGTTAGTTGATGCAGATACAGTAATTTTGCCCACTTCATCCACTTTCCAATCACCACAAAAATCTGAAGCTAGCACTAAATCAGGCATTCAATCTACTGAGGTTGGCGTAAGTATTGGTAATAACATTGCGCCACCAGAAGCGTTTTAG
- a CDS encoding EAL domain-containing protein, translating to MAFTRGKVYKNQVHLQKKNKGFSQATEDYLCAYDAGNIPLIQEFQPYEKSILDLQEVINLLVDINPFPVIVICLETNQVLLKNKLVEIPIVKEIIAAFFADSDLYNFLINKLQNKNFLNELAVEVKRNDKENIVAKISGKLVNYEDKLAALLVFTDIDTVIETATEKENIWRQLKSANFPFDTSDTQQSPTPSHLMERALAATSNGIVLTDANQPDNPIIYVNSGFEAISGYSADEVIGKNCRFLQGDETNQPGLEELRSALRERRECHVTVKNFRKDGTPFWNELYISPVLDANGQVTHFIGVQNDITQNLQAQEKLREQEEKYRQIVETATEGIWLLNQDNETTFVNQQMATMLGYTVEEMVGKTLFSFMDTEGIKISQKNLSRRRQGIHEKHNFKFRRKDGSDLWVVISCAPLLDEQGNYVGALGMVTDISDALDELRLRKQAEAALQESQKRLDGILNSLEVVIWSIAADTFETLYLNPAVVQVYGRSVDQFQDNPNLWFDVIHPEDQQRVSQTIEPLLLLGSQELEYRIVRPDGQVRWICNRSHVIYDTVGKPNRIEGITTDITERKNMEEKLVHHAFYDNLTGLPNRVLFMERLTQAITKIKEDPDELFAVLFLDLDRFKVVNDSLGHLVGDQLLVSFAQRLQSCLQPEDTFARLGGDEFTILLSRINSIDDATCIAEKIHQVLKLPFNLSGYEVFTSASIGIALGTNQYVQAADVLRDADAALYGAKEQGKAWHIVFDPAMYDRAVALLQLETDLRWAIARQELQVAYQPIVSVATGKITGFEALVRWQHPEKGLISPAEFIPIAEETGLIIQIGQFVLRESCQQLKRWHQEFPQFQHLSMNVNLSGRQFSQPYLVEEIQQLLQEFELEPSSIKLEITESAIMSSPEQAAIILQQLKTLGINLCIDDFGTGYSSLAYLHCFPIDVLKIDRSFTNRIDSDGEQLAIVRAIVTLASNLGMSVVAEGVETINQLVQLRLLKCDQAQGYLFSKALSSDKISFLLATRGERLDWGVSSSRE from the coding sequence ATGGCTTTTACCCGTGGGAAAGTGTACAAGAATCAGGTGCATCTTCAGAAAAAAAATAAGGGCTTTTCCCAAGCAACAGAAGATTACCTCTGTGCTTACGATGCTGGAAATATCCCATTAATACAGGAATTTCAGCCTTATGAAAAGTCAATACTAGACTTGCAGGAAGTAATTAACTTATTAGTTGATATCAACCCATTTCCTGTCATAGTTATTTGTTTGGAAACTAATCAAGTATTATTAAAAAATAAGCTTGTTGAAATCCCCATAGTTAAAGAAATAATTGCAGCTTTTTTTGCTGACTCAGATTTATACAATTTTTTAATTAACAAATTACAAAATAAGAATTTTCTTAATGAATTAGCGGTAGAAGTCAAACGTAACGATAAAGAAAATATTGTAGCGAAAATCTCCGGTAAGTTAGTTAATTATGAAGATAAACTAGCTGCATTACTGGTTTTTACAGATATAGATACTGTGATCGAAACCGCCACAGAGAAAGAAAATATTTGGAGACAACTAAAATCTGCGAATTTTCCTTTTGATACCAGTGATACCCAACAATCTCCAACCCCTTCACATCTAATGGAACGGGCGTTAGCTGCTACGAGTAATGGAATTGTGTTAACGGATGCCAATCAACCAGATAACCCCATTATCTACGTTAATTCTGGCTTTGAAGCTATTAGTGGCTACTCGGCTGATGAAGTTATTGGTAAAAACTGCCGCTTTTTACAAGGTGACGAAACTAATCAGCCAGGTTTGGAAGAGTTGCGTTCTGCCCTGCGAGAAAGGAGAGAATGTCATGTCACAGTCAAAAATTTCCGTAAAGATGGCACTCCTTTTTGGAATGAACTCTACATTTCACCAGTGCTTGATGCCAATGGGCAAGTAACTCATTTTATCGGCGTGCAGAATGATATTACTCAAAACTTACAAGCGCAAGAAAAATTACGAGAGCAAGAAGAAAAATATCGTCAGATTGTAGAAACCGCAACTGAGGGAATTTGGCTACTCAATCAAGATAACGAAACTACCTTTGTTAACCAACAAATGGCGACAATGTTGGGTTACACAGTAGAAGAAATGGTTGGTAAAACCTTGTTTTCCTTCATGGATACTGAAGGCATAAAAATTTCTCAAAAGAACCTCTCACGTCGTCGGCAAGGCATTCATGAGAAACATAATTTTAAATTCCGTCGCAAAGATGGCTCAGATTTATGGGTAGTTATTTCCTGTGCGCCGTTGCTTGATGAACAAGGAAACTATGTTGGTGCATTGGGCATGGTAACTGATATTAGCGATGCCCTTGACGAGCTGCGCTTACGCAAACAAGCAGAAGCAGCATTACAGGAAAGCCAAAAACGTTTAGACGGAATTTTAAATTCTTTGGAAGTTGTCATCTGGTCAATTGCCGCAGATACTTTCGAGACTCTTTATCTCAATCCGGCTGTAGTTCAAGTGTATGGCCGTTCGGTTGATCAATTCCAAGATAATCCCAACCTATGGTTTGATGTAATTCATCCAGAAGACCAACAACGGGTCAGTCAAACAATTGAACCCTTGCTGTTGCTTGGTAGTCAAGAATTAGAATACAGAATTGTCCGTCCCGACGGACAGGTACGTTGGATTTGTAACCGCAGCCATGTGATTTACGATACCGTTGGTAAACCTAACCGCATCGAAGGTATTACCACCGATATTACTGAACGGAAGAACATGGAAGAAAAGTTAGTTCACCATGCTTTTTACGATAACCTGACGGGTCTACCTAACCGCGTTTTATTTATGGAGCGGCTGACGCAAGCCATAACCAAAATTAAGGAAGACCCAGATGAATTATTTGCCGTCTTATTTTTAGACCTTGACCGTTTTAAAGTTGTGAATGATAGTTTAGGTCATTTGGTGGGTGATCAACTATTGGTAAGTTTCGCCCAACGTCTGCAAAGTTGCTTGCAACCGGAAGATACCTTTGCTCGTTTAGGCGGGGATGAGTTTACCATATTACTTTCTCGCATTAACTCCATAGATGATGCAACCTGCATAGCCGAGAAAATTCATCAGGTACTCAAATTACCATTTAACTTGAGTGGGTATGAAGTATTTACATCTGCTAGTATTGGCATTGCTTTAGGTACAAATCAATATGTTCAAGCCGCCGATGTGTTGCGAGATGCAGATGCTGCTCTTTACGGTGCAAAAGAGCAAGGTAAAGCTTGGCACATAGTATTTGACCCCGCTATGTACGACCGAGCTGTAGCCCTTTTGCAATTGGAGACTGACTTGCGCTGGGCGATCGCCAGACAAGAATTGCAAGTGGCCTACCAACCAATTGTTTCAGTAGCAACAGGTAAAATTACTGGATTTGAAGCACTAGTTCGCTGGCAACACCCAGAAAAAGGCTTAATTTCCCCAGCAGAGTTTATACCCATAGCCGAAGAAACAGGACTAATTATCCAGATTGGTCAATTTGTCTTGCGCGAATCTTGCCAGCAATTAAAAAGATGGCATCAAGAATTTCCTCAGTTCCAGCATTTGAGTATGAACGTCAACCTATCTGGTAGACAGTTTTCTCAACCCTATCTAGTTGAGGAGATTCAGCAACTCTTGCAGGAATTTGAGCTTGAGCCTAGCAGCATCAAACTAGAAATTACAGAAAGCGCCATCATGTCTAGCCCTGAACAGGCTGCTATCATTCTTCAACAATTAAAAACCTTAGGGATAAATTTATGTATCGATGACTTTGGTACAGGTTATTCATCTCTAGCTTATTTACACTGCTTTCCGATTGATGTTTTAAAAATTGACCGTTCCTTTACTAACCGCATTGATAGCGACGGTGAACAACTGGCCATCGTTCGTGCAATTGTCACCTTAGCCAGCAATTTAGGCATGAGTGTAGTAGCTGAAGGAGTAGAAACAATCAACCAGTTAGTACAACTCAGATTATTAAAATGTGACCAAGCTCAGGGATACTTATTTTCCAAAGCCTTAAGTAGCGACAAAATCAGCTTTTTACTAGCCACTAGGGGGGAGAGGTTAGATTGGGGAGTAAGCAGTAGTAGGGAGTAG